The segment GGCCTTGGCCCTCATCGCCCACGATGCCAAAAAGGACGATATGGTGGCCTTTTGCCAACGGCACCGGGAGCTTCTTTCCCGCTTCCCCCTCCTGGCCACGGGCACCACGGGGAAACGCATCCAGGAGGCCACCGGCCTCGAGGTGGAGCGGGTTCTTTCTGGTCCCCTGGGAGGAGATATGCAGATCGGGTCCAGGGTCGCTGAGGGAAAGGTGCTTTGCGTGCTCTTTTTCCAGGATCCCCTCACCCCCAAGCCCCACGAGCCCGATGTGCAGGCCCTCATGCGGGTGTGCAACGTGCACGGGGTGCCCTTGGCCACCAACCTCGAGGCGGCGGAGGCCCTTGTTCCCTGGCTTGCTGCCCAGGCAGGCTAAAGGGTTTTGCGGTAGGCCAAGGCCTCGGCCACGTGGTTTTCCTCCACGCTCTCCGCTCCCTGCAGGTCAGCGATGGTGCGGGCCACCCGGAGGAGGCGGTCGTAGCTCCTGGCGGAAAGGAGCATCCGCTTGGCCGCTGCCTGGAGAAGGTGTTCCGCCCCAGAGGTTAAGCACACGTGCTCCCTTAGGGCCTTTCCCGCAAGCTCCCCGTTGGGCCTCCCCTGGCGGGCCAGCATCCTCTCCCGGGCCTTAAGGACCCGTTCCCGCACCGCCAGGGTGCTTTCCCCCTCGGGGGCGCGGGCGAGCTCAGCGGGGGTAAGGCGGGGCACCTCCACCACCAGGTCAAACCGGTCCAGGAGGGGCCCAGAGATCTTCCCCATGTAGCGCCCGCGGCTTGCCGGGGTGCAGGTGCAGGCCCTTTCGGGGTCCCCGTACCAGCCGCAGGGGCAGGGGTTCATGGCCGCCACCAGGAGGAAGTGGGCGGGGAAGGTGAGGCTGGCCCGGGCCCGGGAGACGGTCACCACCCCGTCCTCGAGGGGCTGGCGGAGGGCTTCTAAGGCGTCCCGGGAAAACTCGGGGAACTCGTCCAGGAAGAGCACCCCCCGGTGGGCCAGGGAGACCTCCCCCGGCTTGGGGATGGCCCCGCCCCCGATGAGGCCCGCGTAGCTCACCGTGTGGTGGGGGGCGCGGAAAGGGGGGGTGCGGAGGAGGCCCTTCAGGGCCTGCCCGGCGGCGGAGTGGATGCGGCTCACCTCCAGGGCCGCCTCCTGGGAGAGGGGGGGTAGGAGAAAAGGGAGGCGCCTCGCCAGCATGGTCTTTCCCGAGCCCGGGCTTCCCACCATGAGGAGGTGGTGGTAACCGGCGGCGGCGATCTCTAAGGCGCGCTTGGCCTTGGCCTGGCCCTTCACGTCCCGGAGGTCCAGGACCTCGAGGAGGGCCACGG is part of the Thermus caldilimi genome and harbors:
- the mgsA gene encoding methylglyoxal synthase — its product is MKALALIAHDAKKDDMVAFCQRHRELLSRFPLLATGTTGKRIQEATGLEVERVLSGPLGGDMQIGSRVAEGKVLCVLFFQDPLTPKPHEPDVQALMRVCNVHGVPLATNLEAAEALVPWLAAQAG
- a CDS encoding YifB family Mg chelatase-like AAA ATPase, which produces MLAQVRSYALFGLDAVPVTVEVDVSPGLPSYALVGLPDKAVEESRERVRAALKNAGFPYPQARVVVNLAPAELRKEGSHFDLPIALGLLAAQGVVPLEALSGLAVAGELGLDGSLRPVPGAVNLALGALVEGKRLLLPLESAKEAALVEGVEVYGVETLLQAVAYLRGEEEPRRVEPDDPVALLEVLDLRDVKGQAKAKRALEIAAAGYHHLLMVGSPGSGKTMLARRLPFLLPPLSQEAALEVSRIHSAAGQALKGLLRTPPFRAPHHTVSYAGLIGGGAIPKPGEVSLAHRGVLFLDEFPEFSRDALEALRQPLEDGVVTVSRARASLTFPAHFLLVAAMNPCPCGWYGDPERACTCTPASRGRYMGKISGPLLDRFDLVVEVPRLTPAELARAPEGESTLAVRERVLKARERMLARQGRPNGELAGKALREHVCLTSGAEHLLQAAAKRMLLSARSYDRLLRVARTIADLQGAESVEENHVAEALAYRKTL